In Candidatus Nanoarchaeia archaeon, a single genomic region encodes these proteins:
- the rpsB gene encoding 30S ribosomal protein S2: MTEQFLIAQDIYLKSGIHIGTKFRTKYMEKFIYKTRPDGLSVLNLQKIDERIRLAAKLLSQYTPEDVLIVSKRENGWKAVRAFGKATGCKFFAGRYPPGIMTNPQLESYIEPKILLATDAWPDRNAIKDSLKAGIPVIALCDTNNQANDIDLVVPCNNKGKKSLGLFFWLLGREYLQHRGVLKKDEELPMPLEDFTEE, translated from the coding sequence ATGACAGAACAGTTTTTGATTGCTCAGGACATTTACCTAAAGTCAGGAATCCACATCGGGACAAAATTCAGGACGAAGTACATGGAAAAATTCATCTACAAAACACGCCCCGATGGCCTCTCAGTCCTTAATCTCCAAAAAATAGATGAGCGTATACGCTTGGCAGCAAAACTCCTCAGCCAATATACTCCTGAAGATGTGCTCATTGTCAGCAAGCGAGAGAATGGATGGAAAGCAGTCCGGGCATTCGGAAAGGCTACGGGCTGCAAATTCTTCGCAGGAAGATACCCGCCGGGCATCATGACCAATCCCCAGCTTGAGAGCTATATCGAGCCGAAGATCCTTCTTGCAACCGATGCATGGCCTGACAGGAACGCAATCAAAGATTCCCTTAAGGCAGGAATCCCCGTCATAGCATTATGCGACACAAACAACCAGGCAAACGACATCGACCTTGTAGTTCCCTGCAATAACAAGGGAAAGAAATCCCTTGGATTGTTCTTCTGGTTATTGGGCCGTGAATATCTGCAGCACCGGGGCGTACTCAAAAAAGACGAGGAGCTTCCAATGCCTCTTGAGGACTTTACAGAAGAGTAG
- the thpR gene encoding RNA 2',3'-cyclic phosphodiesterase codes for MRLFIAIDVPDAFNASLKDIQASLEGPGRLILPKAFHLTLKFLGDVSEERYLHIQPILRSVKFRQFPLTTSSLGVFPSESYLQVIWLGFEPSQPLAKLQKEISKALESYYPHEKNFIPHITLARVKSVQDKPKLLEKLKTPVPPMSWEATDIKLCRSILTPNGPEYTELMSLISK; via the coding sequence ATGAGACTCTTCATAGCCATAGACGTGCCTGACGCATTCAATGCCTCCCTCAAAGACATCCAAGCCTCATTAGAAGGCCCGGGCCGCTTAATTCTCCCAAAGGCATTTCATCTTACCTTAAAATTCCTTGGAGACGTCTCTGAAGAAAGATACCTCCATATCCAACCCATTCTCAGAAGTGTCAAATTCAGGCAATTTCCGCTCACAACCTCTTCCCTCGGTGTTTTTCCTTCAGAATCCTACCTCCAGGTCATCTGGCTCGGCTTTGAGCCCTCTCAACCCTTGGCAAAGCTCCAGAAAGAGATCTCCAAAGCCCTGGAATCCTACTATCCTCACGAAAAGAATTTCATCCCCCACATCACCCTTGCAAGGGTAAAATCAGTCCAGGACAAGCCAAAGCTTCTTGAAAAACTAAAAACACCGGTTCCTCCAATGTCGTGGGAAGCCACAGACATCAAGCTCTGCCGCTCCATCCTCACTCCGAATGGCCCGGAATACACTGAGTTAATGTCATTAATCTCTAAATAA
- a CDS encoding TRAM domain-containing protein produces the protein MNGDYERGFRGNQTAPVNVGDELEVKIEAVGEKGDGIAKKNGFVLFVPNTNEGDEVKIRVTKVLRKVGFAEVIGKSEGKSEKSEEPEEGESQSESQPEAESEEEPEDSEDFGDEEAKD, from the coding sequence ATGAATGGAGATTATGAAAGAGGGTTCCGAGGCAACCAAACAGCCCCGGTAAATGTCGGCGACGAGCTTGAAGTCAAGATTGAGGCAGTCGGCGAAAAAGGAGATGGCATCGCAAAGAAGAACGGATTTGTTTTGTTCGTCCCGAACACAAACGAAGGCGACGAAGTCAAAATCCGGGTCACTAAAGTCCTGCGAAAGGTAGGCTTTGCTGAAGTCATCGGGAAGTCCGAAGGGAAGTCCGAGAAATCAGAAGAGCCAGAAGAGGGCGAATCACAGTCCGAATCACAGCCCGAAGCAGAGTCCGAAGAAGAGCCAGAAGACTCCGAAGATTTCGGCGATGAAGAAGCGAAAGATTAA